A window of Chitinophaga sp. MM2321 contains these coding sequences:
- a CDS encoding sterol desaturase family protein, giving the protein MPPNLIMYAIPGFVLLILLEIIFTAIDKKNLYEPKDALSSIAMGLGNVFTGIFTKAIIFGVYLFLYQFRLYTLGFTWWVWILCFFADDFSYYWFHRSSHAIRFLWASHVIHHSSQRYNLATAVRQTWTGNITGTFVFWLWMPLVGFHPVMIMSMQAISLIYQFWIHTEVIHKLPAPVEYIFNTPSHHRVHHGSDIEYLDRNHAGILIIWDRMFGTFVPESKRPVYGLTKNIHTYNPLRIATHEWIDIWRDLRHARSFREAFHYVFGAPGWSADGSRKTTNQLRQEQSF; this is encoded by the coding sequence ATGCCTCCTAACCTCATCATGTATGCTATACCCGGGTTTGTGTTGCTGATTTTGCTCGAAATCATCTTCACCGCCATCGATAAAAAAAACCTGTATGAGCCGAAAGATGCACTCAGCAGTATTGCGATGGGATTAGGCAATGTATTTACCGGCATCTTTACCAAAGCAATTATTTTCGGCGTTTACCTCTTTCTTTATCAATTCCGGCTGTATACCCTGGGCTTTACCTGGTGGGTGTGGATCTTATGTTTCTTTGCAGATGATTTCAGCTACTATTGGTTTCACCGCAGCAGCCATGCCATCCGTTTTCTTTGGGCGTCGCATGTGATCCATCACTCTTCACAGCGATATAACCTCGCCACTGCGGTCCGGCAAACATGGACCGGCAATATTACCGGTACCTTCGTTTTTTGGTTATGGATGCCGCTGGTTGGTTTTCATCCGGTTATGATAATGAGTATGCAGGCTATCAGCCTCATTTATCAGTTCTGGATCCATACCGAAGTAATTCATAAACTGCCTGCGCCGGTGGAATACATCTTCAATACCCCTTCCCACCACCGCGTACATCATGGCTCCGATATTGAGTACCTGGATCGTAACCACGCCGGAATCCTCATCATCTGGGACCGGATGTTCGGCACCTTTGTACCGGAATCCAAACGCCCTGTTTACGGGCTCACTAAAAATATTCATACCTATAATCCTCTCCGTATCGCTACCCATGAATGGATAGATATCTGGCGTGATCTGCGTCATGCCCGCTCCTTCCGGGAAGCATTCCATTATGTATTTGGTGCGCCCGGCTGGAGCGCCGATGGTAGCCGTAAAACCACGAATCAGCTCAGGCAGGAACAGTCGTTTTGA
- a CDS encoding BlaI/MecI/CopY family transcriptional regulator has protein sequence MKQTKPTESELEILSILWEKGASTVREVHEILSETKEAGYTTTLKLMQIMHEKDLLQRDTSSKTHIYTAAVSQQKTQQQLLNKMIDTVFGGSASQLVMQALGHHHSSDEELEKIREYLSAMEKQQKR, from the coding sequence GTGAAACAAACAAAGCCTACAGAAAGTGAACTGGAAATTTTAAGCATCTTGTGGGAGAAGGGCGCCAGTACCGTGCGGGAAGTGCATGAAATTCTCTCAGAAACAAAAGAGGCGGGCTATACCACTACGCTTAAACTGATGCAGATCATGCATGAAAAGGATTTGTTGCAGCGCGATACCAGCAGTAAAACGCATATATATACAGCTGCCGTTTCACAACAGAAAACACAACAACAGTTACTGAATAAAATGATTGATACCGTATTTGGCGGATCTGCTTCACAGCTGGTCATGCAGGCGCTGGGGCATCACCACTCTTCTGACGAAGAGCTGGAAAAGATCAGGGAATACTTATCTGCCATGGAGAAGCAACAAAAGCGATAA
- a CDS encoding DUF4249 domain-containing protein, with protein sequence MKKLAFLTIFAAFAGLTACEDKIDLDIPNGKSFPVMDAWITTDMGVQKIKFTMSVPYTDNNPAPIITDAAITVFDLTAGTTYPFAFKDNVYSYDATNKPIGVLGHAYKLHVEYKGEIFEAYDTIRRVPPIDSISYQFKTKEESISGKEGYYAKFHAKDLDNGTDYYWIRSYRNDTTKRLGDAFSIDGSYDEGISDGSTFILPIAEGITDYSKPFQQNEKIIVRLSSVTHRSYDFLSQVNEQVNAGGLFAKVLENVKSNIDNITPSGKTRILGWFGTSAVSKSEKEVK encoded by the coding sequence ATGAAAAAATTAGCATTCCTTACTATATTCGCTGCCTTTGCCGGGTTGACCGCCTGCGAAGACAAAATAGATCTTGACATCCCCAATGGGAAATCCTTCCCGGTAATGGATGCATGGATCACAACAGACATGGGCGTACAGAAAATCAAATTCACCATGTCGGTTCCCTACACAGATAATAATCCCGCGCCGATTATAACGGATGCCGCAATTACTGTTTTTGATCTTACCGCAGGTACCACTTACCCTTTCGCCTTTAAAGACAATGTATATAGCTATGACGCCACCAATAAACCCATTGGTGTATTGGGTCATGCTTACAAACTGCATGTGGAGTATAAGGGAGAGATCTTTGAAGCGTATGATACCATCAGAAGAGTACCACCGATCGATTCCATCTCTTATCAATTTAAAACAAAAGAGGAATCCATTAGTGGGAAAGAAGGCTACTACGCCAAGTTTCACGCAAAAGACCTGGATAACGGTACCGACTATTACTGGATCCGCTCTTACCGGAATGATACCACCAAACGCCTGGGAGATGCCTTCTCTATTGACGGCTCTTATGATGAAGGTATTTCTGATGGATCAACCTTTATCCTCCCGATTGCAGAAGGGATTACTGATTACTCGAAACCTTTTCAACAAAATGAAAAAATAATAGTGCGGCTTTCCTCGGTGACCCATCGCAGCTACGATTTCCTCTCGCAGGTAAATGAACAGGTAAATGCCGGTGGCCTTTTTGCCAAAGTGCTGGAAAATGTAAAAAGCAACATAGATAATATTACCCCTTCCGGCAAAACAAGAATCCTTGGCTGGTTTGGTACATCAGCAGTGAGTAAAAGCGAGAAAGAAGTCAAGTAA